GCCTGCACCCCCTCGGCGACCTCGACCAGGGCATCGTGCACGTGGTCGGCCCCCAGCTGGGCCTGACCCAGCCGGGCATGACGATCGTGTGCGGCGACAGCCACACCAGCACCCACGGTGCCTTCGGCGCGATCGCCTTCGGCATCGGCACCTCCGAGGTCGAGCACGTGCTGGCCACGCAGACGCTGATGCAGGCACGCCCCAAGACGATGGCCGTGACCATCAACGGCAGCCTGCCCGACGGCGTGACCGCCAAGGACATGGTGCTCAACCTGATCGCGCACACCGGCACCGGCGGCGGCCAGGGCTACATCGTCGAGTACCGCGGCCAGGCCATCGAGGAGCTCTCGATGGAGTCGCGGATGACGGTGTGCAACATGAGCATCGAGTGGGGCGCCAAGGCCGGGATGATCGCCCCCGACCAGACCACCTTCGACTACATCGAGGGACGCCCCGAGGCCCCCACCGGCGCCGACTGGGACGCCGCCGTCGAGCACTGGACGAGCCTGCGCACCGACGACGACGCGACGTACGACGCCGAGATCGTCCTCGACGCCTCGACGATGACGCCGTTCGTCACCTGGGGCACCAACCCCGGCCAGGGCGTGCCCCTGGGCGCCTCGGTGCCGCACCCCGACGACTTCGAGGAGCCCTCCGACCGCGTCGCGGCCGAGAAGGCGCTGGCCTACATGGACCTGGTGGCCGGCACGCCGATGCGCGAGGTCTCGGTCGACACCGTCTTCGTCGGCTCGTGCACCAACGGCCGCATCGAGGACCTGCGCCTGGCCGCCGAGATCATCAAGGGCCGCACCGTCGCCCCCGACACCCGGCTGCTGGTCGTGCCCGGCTCGGTGCGGGTGCGCCTGCAGGCCGAGGAGGAGGGCCTCGACGTCGTCTTCAAGGAGGCCGGCGCCGAGTGGCGAGGGGCCGGCTGCTCGATGTGCCTGGGCATGAACCCCGACACCCTCGCCCCCGGCGAGCGCAGCGCCTCGACCTCCAACCGCAACTTCGAGGGCCGTCAGGGCAAGGGTGGACGCACCCACCTGGTCTCGATCCCCGTCGCCGCCGCCACCGCGGTGCGCGGCACCCTGTCCTCGCCCGCCGACCTCGCCTGAGACGGAGAAAGACCATGGAGAAGGTCACCACCCACACCGGCATCGGTGTCCCGCTGCGCCGCAGCAACGTCGACACCGACCAGATCATCCCGGCCGTCTACCTCAAGCGGGTCACGCGCACCGGCTTCGAGGACGGGCTGTTCGCGGCCTGGCGCAACGACCCCGAGTTCGTGCTCAACCACCCGGTCTACTCGCAGGGCTCGGTGCTGGTCGCCGGCCCCGACTTCGGCACCGGCTCCTCGCGCGAACACGCGGTCTGGGCGCTGCAGAACTACGGCTTCAAGGTCGTCATCTCCTCGCGCTTCGCCGACATCTTCCGCGGCAACTCCGGCAAGGCGGGCCTGCTCGCCGCCCAGGTCGACGAGGAGGTCGTGCAGCGGCTGTGGGACCTGCTCGAGGCCGACCCGGGCGCCGCGATCACCGTCGACCTCGAGTCGCGCACCGTGCGCGCCGGCGAGGGCGACGACGCGATCGAGGACTCCTTCGACATCGACGACTACACCCGCTGGCGCCTGCTAGAGGGCCTCGACGACATCGGCATCACCCTGGGTCACGACGAGGAGATCGGCCGCTTCGAGGCCGGGCGACCGAGCTGGAAGCCGCTGACCATCCACTCCTGACCTCGACACTCCCGGGGTCCCTTCCCGGCCCGGGTCGTTGTGGCCCGGGCCACAAGTCCCTAGCGTGCTAGCAACATCGGGCAGCGCGCCGTGCTGCCGAGGTCGGCTGAAGGGGAAGCGGAGTGAACAAGTCTCAGCTCATCGACGCGCTCGCAGCGCGCTACGAGGGGAACAGGAAGGCGGCCGCGCACGCGCTCGAGTCGGTCCTCGACACGATCACGCGCGAGGTCTCGAAG
The Nocardioides marinisabuli genome window above contains:
- the leuC gene encoding 3-isopropylmalate dehydratase large subunit; translation: MGRTLSEKVWDEHVVRSTAGEPDLLYIDLHLIHEVTSPQAFDGLRLAGRPVRRPDLTLATEDHNVPTLDWDKPIADPVSRTQVETLRRNAEEFGVRLHPLGDLDQGIVHVVGPQLGLTQPGMTIVCGDSHTSTHGAFGAIAFGIGTSEVEHVLATQTLMQARPKTMAVTINGSLPDGVTAKDMVLNLIAHTGTGGGQGYIVEYRGQAIEELSMESRMTVCNMSIEWGAKAGMIAPDQTTFDYIEGRPEAPTGADWDAAVEHWTSLRTDDDATYDAEIVLDASTMTPFVTWGTNPGQGVPLGASVPHPDDFEEPSDRVAAEKALAYMDLVAGTPMREVSVDTVFVGSCTNGRIEDLRLAAEIIKGRTVAPDTRLLVVPGSVRVRLQAEEEGLDVVFKEAGAEWRGAGCSMCLGMNPDTLAPGERSASTSNRNFEGRQGKGGRTHLVSIPVAAATAVRGTLSSPADLA
- the leuD gene encoding 3-isopropylmalate dehydratase small subunit, whose amino-acid sequence is MEKVTTHTGIGVPLRRSNVDTDQIIPAVYLKRVTRTGFEDGLFAAWRNDPEFVLNHPVYSQGSVLVAGPDFGTGSSREHAVWALQNYGFKVVISSRFADIFRGNSGKAGLLAAQVDEEVVQRLWDLLEADPGAAITVDLESRTVRAGEGDDAIEDSFDIDDYTRWRLLEGLDDIGITLGHDEEIGRFEAGRPSWKPLTIHS